The following coding sequences are from one Ruminococcus flavefaciens AE3010 window:
- a CDS encoding cation:proton antiporter — protein MATYEILKDLAIIFICAKAAGLLARRLKAPMVVGEIVAGLLIGPCLLGWVEPTPFIKQMAEIGVILIMFSAGLETNLQEMKKSGFAAFLIACVGVLVPLVGGSLLYMCVYGFSEFGSDEFFKAVFIGCIMTATSVGITVEVLKEMGKLKSRVGQTILSAAIIDDVIGIIVLTFVLGFKDPDSNTLLVTGKILLFLVLSLVIGFIIYKVFKFYDDRHAHTRRIPIIAITLCFIMAYIAEKYFGIADITGAYIAGIILCNVRDAEYIDRRVNINGYMFFAPMFFVGIGLETDLKTVDSSMIVFSIGFVLVAMLSKVIGCGLVSKCFKYSWLDCLKIGAGMMTRGEVALIITNKGLGLGIIDSSYFTAVILLIIVSSIVTPIILKLLFGKSHDEAETAVETKATS, from the coding sequence ATGGCAACCTATGAGATACTCAAAGACCTTGCGATAATCTTTATCTGCGCAAAGGCTGCCGGACTTCTTGCAAGAAGACTGAAGGCGCCTATGGTCGTGGGAGAAATAGTCGCGGGACTGCTTATCGGACCGTGTCTGCTGGGCTGGGTGGAGCCTACCCCGTTTATCAAGCAGATGGCTGAGATAGGCGTTATTCTTATTATGTTCTCGGCAGGACTTGAAACGAACCTTCAGGAAATGAAAAAATCGGGATTTGCGGCGTTCCTTATCGCCTGCGTGGGAGTTTTAGTACCGCTGGTGGGCGGAAGTCTGCTTTATATGTGCGTTTACGGCTTCTCGGAGTTTGGCTCCGACGAGTTCTTCAAGGCGGTGTTCATCGGCTGTATAATGACGGCGACCTCAGTCGGCATAACAGTCGAGGTACTGAAAGAAATGGGCAAGCTGAAAAGCCGCGTGGGACAGACCATACTCAGTGCCGCTATCATAGACGACGTTATCGGTATCATCGTCCTCACCTTTGTACTCGGCTTCAAGGATCCCGACAGCAATACTCTCCTCGTTACGGGAAAGATACTGCTTTTCCTTGTGCTGTCGCTGGTCATCGGCTTCATCATCTACAAGGTGTTCAAGTTCTACGATGACAGACACGCTCACACAAGACGTATACCTATCATCGCTATAACCCTTTGTTTCATAATGGCGTATATTGCCGAGAAATACTTCGGTATCGCCGATATCACAGGCGCTTATATCGCAGGAATAATCCTCTGCAACGTCCGCGACGCCGAGTACATAGACCGCCGCGTAAATATCAACGGATATATGTTCTTTGCACCTATGTTTTTTGTAGGTATCGGTCTTGAAACCGACCTTAAAACCGTTGACTCCAGCATGATAGTGTTCTCAATAGGCTTTGTTCTGGTAGCTATGCTCAGCAAGGTCATCGGCTGCGGACTGGTTTCAAAGTGCTTTAAGTACAGCTGGCTCGACTGCCTGAAGATAGGCGCAGGCATGATGACACGCGGCGAGGTAGCCCTCATCATCACAAACAAGGGACTTGGTCTTGGTATCATCGACTCGTCATATTTTACGGCAGTTATACTGCTCATAATCGTATCAAGTATCGTTACGCCTATAATTTTAAAGCTGCTTTTCGGAAAATCCCATGATGAAGCAGAAACGGCTGTTGAAACAAAAGCCACATCATAA
- a CDS encoding GIY-YIG nuclease family protein, with amino-acid sequence MYYIYIIKCEGDLLYTGITTDVDRRMDEHFGRTTKCAKFTRSHKALSLEALWSCGDRSLASKLEYRIKQLTKAQKLRLIADNACFSELFGTENTELYCREII; translated from the coding sequence ATGTACTACATCTACATCATAAAATGCGAGGGAGACCTGCTCTATACGGGCATAACCACCGACGTTGACCGCAGAATGGACGAGCACTTCGGCAGAACGACCAAATGTGCAAAGTTCACGCGTTCACACAAGGCGCTCTCCCTTGAAGCTCTGTGGAGCTGCGGCGACAGAAGTCTCGCATCAAAGCTGGAATACCGCATAAAACAGCTTACAAAAGCACAAAAGCTCCGCCTTATTGCAGACAACGCCTGCTTTTCGGAGCTGTTTGGCACTGAAAATACAGAACTCTACTGCCGAGAGATCATCTGA
- the hflX gene encoding GTPase HflX, protein MYENKTDDLPVKAVLACVDTGEFDAEVSINELEELATTANAEVVGSVIQKRPTYDPATCMGAGRLEELKEQLEALKAELVIFDHELTGVQVRNIEDILDVRVIDRTTLILDIFAQRARTKEGKLQVELAQQKYRLPRLTGMGTALSRLGGGIGTRGPGETKLETDKRHIRKRISYLEAELEELKKHRNFSRSRRKKDGVLCAAIVGYTNVGKSTLLNALTDAGVLAENKLFATLDITSRSIELPDGRSVMLIDTVGLIRRLPHNLVEAFKSTLEEAAAADIILNVQDLSSPEIKEQAEVTASLLNELGCEGIPQIYVMNKADAAPFTDTVFEDDNTVMISAKEHTGFDKLLECIMKNLPETAKRMKLLIPYDKGAFLGRIRQDGKIFSEEYAENGTLIDALVDVKLIKEAESYKV, encoded by the coding sequence ATGTACGAAAACAAAACCGACGACCTTCCCGTAAAAGCCGTCCTTGCCTGCGTTGATACAGGTGAATTCGACGCCGAGGTCTCAATAAACGAGCTTGAAGAGCTGGCGACCACCGCAAACGCAGAGGTGGTGGGCTCTGTCATACAGAAGCGCCCCACATATGACCCTGCCACCTGTATGGGCGCAGGCAGACTGGAGGAGCTTAAAGAGCAGCTTGAAGCCCTCAAAGCCGAGCTGGTCATCTTCGACCACGAGCTCACGGGAGTTCAGGTGCGAAATATCGAGGATATACTGGACGTCCGCGTTATCGACCGCACCACGCTCATACTTGACATCTTCGCTCAGCGTGCCCGCACAAAAGAGGGTAAATTGCAGGTAGAGCTGGCTCAGCAAAAGTACCGTCTTCCCCGTCTGACGGGTATGGGTACTGCCCTTTCGAGACTGGGCGGCGGTATCGGCACAAGAGGTCCGGGCGAGACCAAGCTGGAGACCGACAAGCGCCATATCCGCAAGCGCATCAGCTACCTTGAAGCGGAGCTTGAAGAGCTTAAAAAGCACCGTAACTTCTCGCGGTCACGCCGCAAAAAAGACGGTGTGCTCTGTGCTGCTATCGTCGGCTACACAAATGTGGGCAAGTCCACGCTGCTGAACGCTCTCACCGATGCAGGCGTTCTCGCCGAAAACAAGCTCTTTGCTACACTTGATATCACCTCCCGTTCCATAGAGCTCCCCGACGGCAGAAGCGTCATGCTCATTGACACGGTCGGACTTATCAGGCGTCTGCCACATAATCTGGTAGAGGCGTTCAAGTCCACACTTGAAGAAGCGGCGGCTGCGGATATCATACTCAATGTGCAGGACCTTTCCTCCCCTGAGATAAAGGAACAGGCTGAGGTAACGGCAAGTCTTCTGAATGAGCTGGGCTGTGAGGGCATACCCCAGATATACGTCATGAACAAGGCTGACGCCGCACCGTTCACGGATACTGTCTTTGAGGACGACAACACTGTTATGATAAGCGCCAAGGAGCACACAGGCTTTGATAAGCTCCTTGAATGTATAATGAAGAACCTCCCCGAGACCGCCAAGCGCATGAAGCTGCTTATCCCCTACGACAAGGGAGCTTTTCTCGGCAGGATAAGGCAGGACGGCAAGATATTCTCCGAGGAATACGCCGAGAACGGCACTCTTATCGACGCACTTGTGGACGTGAAGCTCATCAAGGAAGCGGAAAGCTACAAGGTGTGA
- the ispF gene encoding 2-C-methyl-D-erythritol 2,4-cyclodiphosphate synthase produces the protein MFRIGHGYDVHKLVEGRKLILGGIEIPHVTGLLGHSDADVLVHAIMDAMLGALAMGDIGHLFPDNDDSFKDADSMKLMAEVCRRIRAEGWEIGNIDATIIAQAPKLAPHIMAMRENIAKVCGCDVSQISVKATTEEHLGFTGEKLGMSAHAVALMCKA, from the coding sequence ATGTTCAGAATAGGTCACGGTTACGACGTTCACAAGCTGGTGGAGGGCAGAAAGCTCATTCTCGGCGGTATCGAGATACCTCACGTTACGGGGCTTCTCGGTCACTCCGACGCGGACGTCCTCGTTCACGCTATCATGGACGCTATGCTGGGGGCTCTTGCCATGGGTGACATCGGTCACCTCTTCCCCGACAACGACGACAGCTTCAAGGACGCCGACAGCATGAAGCTCATGGCTGAGGTATGCCGCAGGATAAGAGCCGAGGGCTGGGAAATAGGCAATATAGACGCTACTATAATCGCACAGGCTCCCAAGCTCGCTCCACATATCATGGCTATGCGGGAGAATATCGCCAAGGTCTGCGGCTGCGACGTTTCGCAGATAAGCGTTAAGGCTACCACCGAGGAACACCTGGGCTTCACAGGCGAAAAGCTGGGCATGTCCGCTCACGCTGTAGCTCTCATGTGCAAGGCTTAA